A stretch of Halichondria panicea chromosome 1, odHalPani1.1, whole genome shotgun sequence DNA encodes these proteins:
- the LOC135340597 gene encoding uncharacterized protein LOC135340597 isoform X1 codes for MTSMLCGLVCVVLLSGLAVLAGEQQVYLALGSGRITTNNTYILITTIGENADGGLPFLTCHSDLTTCCRNVSDNNGNGTLGQWTYPDGSMIMGNDAVAAQQFYIVRNAAQVIRLARRQANNPLTPTGSYCCTVPTTLGDMTICANLIAPMSVTCSDNFPDIANGSITYTGGSTNNRSVGATASYACFLPYTLVGVPVRTCGSDGKWSSTTTPVCEMTCSDLPSLTNGNIDYGGAGSNNSRPVNTVATYTCNPGYTIGGGTTRTCRSGIHRVWTGFAPVCLSNCPDLPPLTNGTIMYSATSIGIKPFLSSAVHSCNTGYTLTGGDTNRICVTGGSWNGSAPTCQPNCPDLPPLTNGMITYSDGSTNNRLFLSNATYFCNTGYTLTGGDTTRVCVSGSWSGSGPICQRPCSDLPPLMNGGITYAGGLADNRPNNTIAMFTCDNGYTLIGGGRSVRVCQNGTWSGTAPTCQLNTGPTKSPTTCSDLPALTNGMILYNMGTASLRPVDTVATCTCDTGYTLNGGSTRTCGSDGVWSGLAPTCQLSPVYVSVGTTKFATNNSQVSIDTIGDTTETALTCKTDSTICCTGQDNPNSANGLGDWLLPNGTAIIRNLDITISDTDLLYSVRNTSALRLHRRGSVSGPTGSYCCVIPDSTGVNTTFCVQLGPDASNTGGVVAGVVIVLLILAAVIVVGIIVGVYFWRKLHGNQTKYGPSPRHASPPRPTPYQASFKKSNRQDSKATIEKVNEPSIVEFPSDTHATEGEEVYLRVKVGGHPPPSLTWYHDGRKVTADYATELDQDGGVSFSSVEAKHAGVYKLVVTGASGSTTQQLVKVTVMSESGKASEGMEGVDYAPIPVTEFGAYVADLHASSNKKFKDLYKNLDSGERGHPVIISVTPENRLNNRFGNIAVYDDNLIILDPIPSQEDCQSDYINACYVDGYKKPKKFIATQGPLPRTLVDFWRLMWQERPPIIVMLTNLEENNKIKCEQYWPDSGKKQFGPFTVAITDQQILADYTVRTLEASLDGDLRVLRVKLFHFTAWPDHGVPDYATPILGFHRRVQSQHKPSKGPILIHCSAGVGRTGTYIAIDNVLDQISVDGLIDISGTIVKARNQRMKLVQTQDQYVFIHDAILESMTCGDTQIGAGDLRRQIQKMSLVPPGKTTSEFQYQFQILEQVTPNPKEVRSLIAVKNAARNRNMDYLPPEPSRVILKGEQPDYIHAVFAHGYKHQQAYIIAQNPLDSTVRNFWKVIYDRKCAAVVMLTPLSENGKEACSQYWPESGNVTSFGEFTINNLEEEVNTGFVMRQLSMLNKKTQKACQLTQFHITNWKSSGKCENFKTVTDVNEEVIKVQRRTGNNTILVHCNDTATRSGMYCSVATTIGRCKTEGVVDVFQVVKALRVHKPGAVPSVDNYKDLFDAILVYLDSFDNYANFQDI; via the exons ATGACCTCCATGCTGTGtggactagtgtgtgtggttcTGCTCTCTGGGCTCGCTGTACTGGCAGGGGAACAGCAAG TCTACCTGGCACTGGGATCTGGTCGCATCACCACTAACAATACTTATATCTTGATCACTACTATTGGAGAGAATGCTGATGGTGGTCTTCCTTTTCTCACCTGTCACAGTGACCTCACTACCTGCTGTAGAAATGTGTCTGACAACAATGGTAATGGAACACTAGGACAGTGGACGTATCCTGATGGGAGTATGATAATGGGCAATGATGCAGTCGCTGCACAGCAGTTCTACATTGTGAGGAATGCTGCTCAGGTCATCAGACTGGCTCGTAGACAGGCTAACAATCCCCTCACTCCAACCGGgtcctactgttgtactgtaccaactacACTGGGAGATATGACCATCTGTGCTAACCTGA TTGCACCTATGTCAGTCACATGTTCTGATAATTTCCCGGACATTGCTAATGGAAGCATAACCTATACTGGTGGATCCACTAACAACAGATCAGTGGGTGCTACAGCCAGTTACGCCTGCTTCCTTCCCTACACTCTGGTTGGAGTGCCAgtgaggacttgtgggagtgatggaaaGTGGAGCTCAACAACAACTCCAGTGTGTGAGA TGACGTGTTCTGACCTACCCTCACTGACAAATGGGAATATTGACTATGGTGGTGCTGGATCCAATAACAGTAGACCAGtgaacactgtggccacctacacctgtaaccctgGCTACACTATTGGTGGAGGTACCACCAGGACTTGTAGGAGTGGTATACATAGAGTGTGGACTGGGTTTGCTCCAGTGTGTCTGT CTAACTGCCCTGACTTACCCCCACTGACCAACGGGACgattatgtacagtgctaCATCCATTGGCATCAAACCTTTCCTCTCTAGTGCTGTGCACTCCTGCAACACTGGCTATACTCTCACTGGAGGAGACACTAACAGGATCTGTGTGACTGGAGGGAGCTGGAATGggtcagctccaacttgtcagc CTAACTGCCCTGACTTACCCCCACTGACCAACGGGATGATTACCTATAGTGATGGATCCACTAATAACAGACTTTTCCTCTCTAACGCTACATACTTCtgcaacactggctacactctcactggaggggaCACCACTAGGGTCTGTGTGAGTGGGAGCTGGAGTGGGTCAGGTCCAATTTGTCAGC gaCCTTGTTCTGATTTACCACCACTAATGAATGGAGGCATTACCTACGCTGGTGGACTTGCTGACAACAGACCTAATAATACTATTGCTATGTTCACTTGTGacaatggctacactctcattgGAGGTGGAAGGAGTGTCAGAGTTTGTCAGAATGGGACCTGGAGTGGAACAGCTCCTACCTGTCAAT TGAACACAGGACCCACTAAATCACCCACCACCTGTTCCGACCTCCCTGCTCTGACCAATGGAATGATTCTTTACAATATGGGGACTGCTAGTCtgagaccagtggacactgtggccacctgcacctgtgacactggctacactctcaatggaggcagcactaggacttgtgggagtgatggagtgtggagtgggttagCTCCAACCTGTCAAT TATCTCCTGTCTACGTCTCCGTGGGAACCACCAAATTTGCAACTAATAACTCACAGGTTTCCATAGACACCATTGGAGATACCACTGAGACAGCATTGACTTGCAAAACTGACTCAACTATTTGTTGTACAGGACAAGATAACCCCAATAGTGCCAATGGATTAGGAGATTGGCTACTACCGAATGGAACAGCTATTATAAGAAATCTGGACATTACTATTTCAGACACAGATCTGCTGTACAGTGTTAGAAATACAAGTGCACTCAGACTCCATCGTCGAGGGTCTGTGTCAGGCCCCACTGGCTCCTACTGCTGTGTGATTCCTGACAGCACTGGAGTTAACACAACTTTCTGTGTGCAGTTAG GCCCTGATGCTAGCAACACAGGAGGTGTGGTAGCAGGTGTAGTCATCGTGTTACTCATTCTAGCCGCTGTCATTGTGGTGGGTATCATTGTTGGGGTCTATTTCTGGAG GAAACTTCATGGCAACCAGACCAAGTACGGCCCCTCCCCACGCCATGCATCTCCCCCTCGCCCCACCCCCTATCAAGCATCCTTCAAGAAGAGCAACAGACAAGACAGTAAAGCCACCATTGAGAAAGTCAACG AGCCTAGTATAGTAGAGTTTCCTAGTGATACTCATGCAacggagggggaggaggtgtaTCTGAGGGTGAAGGTGGGAggtcaccctccacccagtctcACCTGGTACCACGATGGTAGGAAGGTGACTGCAGACTATGCCACAGaactggaccaggacggtggaGTATCCTTCTCTAGTGTGGAGGCTAAGCATGCTG GTGTGTATAAACTGGTGGTTACTGGAGCCTCAGGGTCAACAACGCAACAGCTCGTCAAGGTAACAGTGATGAGTGAGAGTGGTAAGGCTAGTGAGGGGATGGAGGGGGTGGACTACGCCCCCATACCTGTGACAGAGTTTGGAGCGTATGTGGCTGACCTCCATGCCAGCAGCAATAAGAAGTTCAAAGATCTTTACAAG aATCTGGACAGTGGGGAGAGGGGTCATCCAGTGATTATTTCAGTGACTCCTGAGAACAGACTCAACAACAGATTTGGCAACATTGCTGTCT ATGATGACAACCTCATTATCCTAGACCCCATCCCTAGCCAAGAGGACTGCCAGAgtgactacatcaatgcctGCTATGTAGAC GGGTACAAGAAGCCTAAAAAGTTTATAGCAACACAAG GACCGCTACCACGAACTCTGGTGGACTTTTGGCGTCTCATGTGGCAGGAGAGACCACCCATAATAGTCATGCTCACCAACCTCGAGGAGAACAACAAGATAAAGTGCGAACAATACTGGCCAGATTCTGGGAAGAAGCAGTTTGGACCATTCACAGTGGCCATTACAGATCAGCAAATACTGGCTGATTACACTGTCAGGACACTGGAGGCTTCA TTGGATGGTGATCTCCGTGTTCTGAGAGTCAAGCTATTCCATTTCACTGCCTGGCCTGATCACGGTGTGCCTGactatgccacgcccattctTGGGTTCCATCGTCGGGTCCAGTCCCAACACAAGCCATCAAAAGGTCCTATTCTGATCCACTGCAGTGCTGGTGTGGGACGCACAGGCACTTATATTGCCATTGATAATGTTCTCGATCAGATCTCAGTCGATGGTCTCATCGATATTTCCGGGACCATTGTTAAAGCTCGCAACCAGAGGATGAAGCTTGTACAAACACAG GATCAGTATGTGTTCATCCACGATGCTATCCTGGAGTCAATGACGTGTGGAGACACTCAGATCGGTGCTGGAGATCTGCGCAGACAGATACAAAAGATGTCATTAGTACCCCCGGGAAAAACCACCTCAGAATTCCAATACCAGTTCCAAATTCTGGAACAGGTTACTCCAAATCCTAAAGAAGTTCGAAGTCTTATTGCTGTTAAGAATGCTGCCAGGAACAGGAACATGGACTACCTGCCAC CTGAGCCCAGTCGTGTGATTCTGAAGGGAGAGCAACCTGACTACATTCAtgctgtgtttgctcat ggCTACAAGCACCAGCAGGCATACATCATTGCCCAGAATCCACTGGACTCAACTGTGCGTAACTTCTGGAAAGTGATCTATGACAGGAAGTGTGCGGCTGTTGTGATGTTGACTCCACTCAGTGAGAATGGGAAG gaAGCATGctcccagtactggccagagaGTGGCAATGTCACCTCCTTCGGTGAGTTCACCATCAATAACTTGGAGGAGGAAGTCAACACTGGGTTCGTTATGAGGCAACTGAGCATGCTTAATAAAAAG ACCCAAAAGGCCTGTCAATTAACTCAGTTCCACATCACTAACTGGAAGAGCAGTGGAAAGTGTGAGAACTTCAAGACTGTAACTGACGTCAATGAAGAGGTTATAAAGGTTCAAAGGAGAACTGGAAACAACACTATACTGGTTCATTGCAA TGACACTGCGACCCGCTCTGGTATGTACTGCTCTGTAGCTACTACCATTGGCCGTTGCAAGACAGAGGGAGTGGTGGATGTGTTCCAggtggtcaaggctctcaggGTCCACAAGCCAGGGGCAGTACCCTCAGTC GACAACTACAAGGATTTGTTTGATGCTATTCTGGTCTACTTGGACTCCTTCGACAACTATGCCAACTTCCAAGATAtttga
- the LOC135340597 gene encoding uncharacterized protein LOC135340597 isoform X2 yields the protein MTSMLCGLVCVVLLSGLAVLAGEQQVYLALGSGRITTNNTYILITTIGENADGGLPFLTCHSDLTTCCRNVSDNNVAAQQFYIVRNAAQVIRLARRQANNPLTPTGSYCCTVPTTLGDMTICANLIAPMSVTCSDNFPDIANGSITYTGGSTNNRSVGATASYACFLPYTLVGVPVRTCGSDGKWSSTTTPVCEMTCSDLPSLTNGNIDYGGAGSNNSRPVNTVATYTCNPGYTIGGGTTRTCRSGIHRVWTGFAPVCLSNCPDLPPLTNGTIMYSATSIGIKPFLSSAVHSCNTGYTLTGGDTNRICVTGGSWNGSAPTCQPNCPDLPPLTNGMITYSDGSTNNRLFLSNATYFCNTGYTLTGGDTTRVCVSGSWSGSGPICQRPCSDLPPLMNGGITYAGGLADNRPNNTIAMFTCDNGYTLIGGGRSVRVCQNGTWSGTAPTCQLNTGPTKSPTTCSDLPALTNGMILYNMGTASLRPVDTVATCTCDTGYTLNGGSTRTCGSDGVWSGLAPTCQLSPVYVSVGTTKFATNNSQVSIDTIGDTTETALTCKTDSTICCTGQDNPNSANGLGDWLLPNGTAIIRNLDITISDTDLLYSVRNTSALRLHRRGSVSGPTGSYCCVIPDSTGVNTTFCVQLGPDASNTGGVVAGVVIVLLILAAVIVVGIIVGVYFWRKLHGNQTKYGPSPRHASPPRPTPYQASFKKSNRQDSKATIEKVNEPSIVEFPSDTHATEGEEVYLRVKVGGHPPPSLTWYHDGRKVTADYATELDQDGGVSFSSVEAKHAGVYKLVVTGASGSTTQQLVKVTVMSESGKASEGMEGVDYAPIPVTEFGAYVADLHASSNKKFKDLYKNLDSGERGHPVIISVTPENRLNNRFGNIAVYDDNLIILDPIPSQEDCQSDYINACYVDGYKKPKKFIATQGPLPRTLVDFWRLMWQERPPIIVMLTNLEENNKIKCEQYWPDSGKKQFGPFTVAITDQQILADYTVRTLEASLDGDLRVLRVKLFHFTAWPDHGVPDYATPILGFHRRVQSQHKPSKGPILIHCSAGVGRTGTYIAIDNVLDQISVDGLIDISGTIVKARNQRMKLVQTQDQYVFIHDAILESMTCGDTQIGAGDLRRQIQKMSLVPPGKTTSEFQYQFQILEQVTPNPKEVRSLIAVKNAARNRNMDYLPPEPSRVILKGEQPDYIHAVFAHGYKHQQAYIIAQNPLDSTVRNFWKVIYDRKCAAVVMLTPLSENGKEACSQYWPESGNVTSFGEFTINNLEEEVNTGFVMRQLSMLNKKTQKACQLTQFHITNWKSSGKCENFKTVTDVNEEVIKVQRRTGNNTILVHCNDTATRSGMYCSVATTIGRCKTEGVVDVFQVVKALRVHKPGAVPSVDNYKDLFDAILVYLDSFDNYANFQDI from the exons ATGACCTCCATGCTGTGtggactagtgtgtgtggttcTGCTCTCTGGGCTCGCTGTACTGGCAGGGGAACAGCAAG TCTACCTGGCACTGGGATCTGGTCGCATCACCACTAACAATACTTATATCTTGATCACTACTATTGGAGAGAATGCTGATGGTGGTCTTCCTTTTCTCACCTGTCACAGTGACCTCACTACCTGCTGTAGAAATGTGTCTGACAACAATG TCGCTGCACAGCAGTTCTACATTGTGAGGAATGCTGCTCAGGTCATCAGACTGGCTCGTAGACAGGCTAACAATCCCCTCACTCCAACCGGgtcctactgttgtactgtaccaactacACTGGGAGATATGACCATCTGTGCTAACCTGA TTGCACCTATGTCAGTCACATGTTCTGATAATTTCCCGGACATTGCTAATGGAAGCATAACCTATACTGGTGGATCCACTAACAACAGATCAGTGGGTGCTACAGCCAGTTACGCCTGCTTCCTTCCCTACACTCTGGTTGGAGTGCCAgtgaggacttgtgggagtgatggaaaGTGGAGCTCAACAACAACTCCAGTGTGTGAGA TGACGTGTTCTGACCTACCCTCACTGACAAATGGGAATATTGACTATGGTGGTGCTGGATCCAATAACAGTAGACCAGtgaacactgtggccacctacacctgtaaccctgGCTACACTATTGGTGGAGGTACCACCAGGACTTGTAGGAGTGGTATACATAGAGTGTGGACTGGGTTTGCTCCAGTGTGTCTGT CTAACTGCCCTGACTTACCCCCACTGACCAACGGGACgattatgtacagtgctaCATCCATTGGCATCAAACCTTTCCTCTCTAGTGCTGTGCACTCCTGCAACACTGGCTATACTCTCACTGGAGGAGACACTAACAGGATCTGTGTGACTGGAGGGAGCTGGAATGggtcagctccaacttgtcagc CTAACTGCCCTGACTTACCCCCACTGACCAACGGGATGATTACCTATAGTGATGGATCCACTAATAACAGACTTTTCCTCTCTAACGCTACATACTTCtgcaacactggctacactctcactggaggggaCACCACTAGGGTCTGTGTGAGTGGGAGCTGGAGTGGGTCAGGTCCAATTTGTCAGC gaCCTTGTTCTGATTTACCACCACTAATGAATGGAGGCATTACCTACGCTGGTGGACTTGCTGACAACAGACCTAATAATACTATTGCTATGTTCACTTGTGacaatggctacactctcattgGAGGTGGAAGGAGTGTCAGAGTTTGTCAGAATGGGACCTGGAGTGGAACAGCTCCTACCTGTCAAT TGAACACAGGACCCACTAAATCACCCACCACCTGTTCCGACCTCCCTGCTCTGACCAATGGAATGATTCTTTACAATATGGGGACTGCTAGTCtgagaccagtggacactgtggccacctgcacctgtgacactggctacactctcaatggaggcagcactaggacttgtgggagtgatggagtgtggagtgggttagCTCCAACCTGTCAAT TATCTCCTGTCTACGTCTCCGTGGGAACCACCAAATTTGCAACTAATAACTCACAGGTTTCCATAGACACCATTGGAGATACCACTGAGACAGCATTGACTTGCAAAACTGACTCAACTATTTGTTGTACAGGACAAGATAACCCCAATAGTGCCAATGGATTAGGAGATTGGCTACTACCGAATGGAACAGCTATTATAAGAAATCTGGACATTACTATTTCAGACACAGATCTGCTGTACAGTGTTAGAAATACAAGTGCACTCAGACTCCATCGTCGAGGGTCTGTGTCAGGCCCCACTGGCTCCTACTGCTGTGTGATTCCTGACAGCACTGGAGTTAACACAACTTTCTGTGTGCAGTTAG GCCCTGATGCTAGCAACACAGGAGGTGTGGTAGCAGGTGTAGTCATCGTGTTACTCATTCTAGCCGCTGTCATTGTGGTGGGTATCATTGTTGGGGTCTATTTCTGGAG GAAACTTCATGGCAACCAGACCAAGTACGGCCCCTCCCCACGCCATGCATCTCCCCCTCGCCCCACCCCCTATCAAGCATCCTTCAAGAAGAGCAACAGACAAGACAGTAAAGCCACCATTGAGAAAGTCAACG AGCCTAGTATAGTAGAGTTTCCTAGTGATACTCATGCAacggagggggaggaggtgtaTCTGAGGGTGAAGGTGGGAggtcaccctccacccagtctcACCTGGTACCACGATGGTAGGAAGGTGACTGCAGACTATGCCACAGaactggaccaggacggtggaGTATCCTTCTCTAGTGTGGAGGCTAAGCATGCTG GTGTGTATAAACTGGTGGTTACTGGAGCCTCAGGGTCAACAACGCAACAGCTCGTCAAGGTAACAGTGATGAGTGAGAGTGGTAAGGCTAGTGAGGGGATGGAGGGGGTGGACTACGCCCCCATACCTGTGACAGAGTTTGGAGCGTATGTGGCTGACCTCCATGCCAGCAGCAATAAGAAGTTCAAAGATCTTTACAAG aATCTGGACAGTGGGGAGAGGGGTCATCCAGTGATTATTTCAGTGACTCCTGAGAACAGACTCAACAACAGATTTGGCAACATTGCTGTCT ATGATGACAACCTCATTATCCTAGACCCCATCCCTAGCCAAGAGGACTGCCAGAgtgactacatcaatgcctGCTATGTAGAC GGGTACAAGAAGCCTAAAAAGTTTATAGCAACACAAG GACCGCTACCACGAACTCTGGTGGACTTTTGGCGTCTCATGTGGCAGGAGAGACCACCCATAATAGTCATGCTCACCAACCTCGAGGAGAACAACAAGATAAAGTGCGAACAATACTGGCCAGATTCTGGGAAGAAGCAGTTTGGACCATTCACAGTGGCCATTACAGATCAGCAAATACTGGCTGATTACACTGTCAGGACACTGGAGGCTTCA TTGGATGGTGATCTCCGTGTTCTGAGAGTCAAGCTATTCCATTTCACTGCCTGGCCTGATCACGGTGTGCCTGactatgccacgcccattctTGGGTTCCATCGTCGGGTCCAGTCCCAACACAAGCCATCAAAAGGTCCTATTCTGATCCACTGCAGTGCTGGTGTGGGACGCACAGGCACTTATATTGCCATTGATAATGTTCTCGATCAGATCTCAGTCGATGGTCTCATCGATATTTCCGGGACCATTGTTAAAGCTCGCAACCAGAGGATGAAGCTTGTACAAACACAG GATCAGTATGTGTTCATCCACGATGCTATCCTGGAGTCAATGACGTGTGGAGACACTCAGATCGGTGCTGGAGATCTGCGCAGACAGATACAAAAGATGTCATTAGTACCCCCGGGAAAAACCACCTCAGAATTCCAATACCAGTTCCAAATTCTGGAACAGGTTACTCCAAATCCTAAAGAAGTTCGAAGTCTTATTGCTGTTAAGAATGCTGCCAGGAACAGGAACATGGACTACCTGCCAC CTGAGCCCAGTCGTGTGATTCTGAAGGGAGAGCAACCTGACTACATTCAtgctgtgtttgctcat ggCTACAAGCACCAGCAGGCATACATCATTGCCCAGAATCCACTGGACTCAACTGTGCGTAACTTCTGGAAAGTGATCTATGACAGGAAGTGTGCGGCTGTTGTGATGTTGACTCCACTCAGTGAGAATGGGAAG gaAGCATGctcccagtactggccagagaGTGGCAATGTCACCTCCTTCGGTGAGTTCACCATCAATAACTTGGAGGAGGAAGTCAACACTGGGTTCGTTATGAGGCAACTGAGCATGCTTAATAAAAAG ACCCAAAAGGCCTGTCAATTAACTCAGTTCCACATCACTAACTGGAAGAGCAGTGGAAAGTGTGAGAACTTCAAGACTGTAACTGACGTCAATGAAGAGGTTATAAAGGTTCAAAGGAGAACTGGAAACAACACTATACTGGTTCATTGCAA TGACACTGCGACCCGCTCTGGTATGTACTGCTCTGTAGCTACTACCATTGGCCGTTGCAAGACAGAGGGAGTGGTGGATGTGTTCCAggtggtcaaggctctcaggGTCCACAAGCCAGGGGCAGTACCCTCAGTC GACAACTACAAGGATTTGTTTGATGCTATTCTGGTCTACTTGGACTCCTTCGACAACTATGCCAACTTCCAAGATAtttga